The sequence ATGTCGTTGCCGTAGAGCGCGTACTTCATCTCCGTGCGCAGGCTGTCGCGCGCGCCCAGACCGCACGGCTTCACGCCGTCCTGCTGGCCTTCGGTGAGCAGCGCGTCCCACAGCTTCACCGCGTCGTCCGGCGCGCAGTACAGCTCGAAGCCGTCCTCGCCGGTGTAGCCGGTGCGGGAGATGATGCTCTTGACGCCCGCCACCTCGCCCTCGGCGAAGCGGTAGGTGCCAATCTTCGACGTGTCCGTCTTCGTGAGGCGCTGCACCAGGCCCGCCGCCTTGGGGCCCTGCACGGCAATCTGCGCGTAGTCGTCGCCGCGGTCCACGGGCTTCACGCCCCTGGCGTGCTCCTTCATCCAGGCGAAGTCCTTCTCCCGGTTGCTGGAGTTGACGCAGATGAAGATGTGCTCGGGACTGAAGCGGTAGGCGACGATGTCGTCGACGAAGGTGCCCTGCTCGGTCAGCAGGCCCGCGTAGACGGCCTGACCGTCCGAGATGCGCGACAAGTCGTTGGAGATGAGCGCGTTGACCGTCTCCAGCGCGCCGGGGCCTTTGAACTCGACCTCGCCCATGTGGGAAACGTCGAACAGGCCGACGGCGGTGCGCACGGTTTCATGCTCGCCGATGACGGACGAGTACTGGACCGGCATGTCCCAACCCACGAAGTCGACCATCCGAGCACCCAGCTTGCGGTGGGCCTCGTTGAGTGGCGTACGCCGGGCCATCAATCTCTCCTGGAGGGGTGTGGAAAACGGCGCGGACTATAGCCGCGAGACTTCGCCGATCAAGGCCGACGGGGACCGTCTACACTGGGTGCG comes from Pyxidicoccus parkwaysis and encodes:
- the gcvT gene encoding glycine cleavage system aminomethyltransferase GcvT — protein: MARRTPLNEAHRKLGARMVDFVGWDMPVQYSSVIGEHETVRTAVGLFDVSHMGEVEFKGPGALETVNALISNDLSRISDGQAVYAGLLTEQGTFVDDIVAYRFSPEHIFICVNSSNREKDFAWMKEHARGVKPVDRGDDYAQIAVQGPKAAGLVQRLTKTDTSKIGTYRFAEGEVAGVKSIISRTGYTGEDGFELYCAPDDAVKLWDALLTEGQQDGVKPCGLGARDSLRTEMKYALYGNDIDDQHTALEAGLGWIVKLDKPTFIGKDALVAQKAAGVKRKLVGFELTGAGIPRHGYVINKDGKQVGEVTSGTMGPSVKKAVGIGYVPAELASEGSTFDVEMRGRQVPAVVVKTPFYKKP